A DNA window from Halostella salina contains the following coding sequences:
- a CDS encoding PadR family transcriptional regulator, with product MSKWLQSGTRRDLCALLYGEELRGQELKSAIESHYDGRLRPDRFYGAMEKLERAGYVEERTEGLHDVYALTDAGERAMADHFEWLTGQVEE from the coding sequence ATGAGCAAGTGGCTCCAGAGCGGGACGCGCCGGGACCTGTGTGCGCTGCTGTACGGCGAGGAACTCCGCGGGCAGGAACTGAAGTCAGCCATCGAATCCCACTACGACGGCCGGCTCCGTCCGGATCGGTTCTACGGCGCGATGGAGAAACTGGAGCGGGCCGGCTACGTCGAGGAGCGGACGGAGGGACTGCACGACGTGTACGCGCTCACCGACGCGGGCGAGCGGGCGATGGCGGACCACTTCGAGTGGCTGACCGGACAGGTCGAGGAGTAA
- a CDS encoding DUF7111 family protein, with protein MTETATANGVTARYYETDTERVIEFERDGHTAAVAQNSEGYAMLKVRPSADGDELERYYGFDMALDHAAELLGVSPTALPVPDGADDMGM; from the coding sequence ATGACCGAGACGGCGACCGCGAACGGCGTCACCGCCCGCTACTACGAGACCGACACCGAGCGCGTGATCGAGTTCGAGCGCGACGGCCACACGGCCGCAGTCGCCCAGAACAGCGAGGGGTACGCCATGCTGAAGGTCCGCCCGAGCGCCGACGGCGACGAACTGGAGCGCTACTACGGCTTCGACATGGCGCTCGACCACGCGGCGGAACTGCTCGGCGTGTCGCCGACGGCTCTGCCGGTGCCCGACGGCGCGGACGACATGGGCATGTAG
- a CDS encoding DUF7410 domain-containing protein: MTANASPQPADDVELPADEQTEDCPYCGRPFAYEEYRTLHVGLDHPEACTEAEVEAFQAAYREESEDLRLFRLKAIGGIVLLYFGFLFTYSLVT, translated from the coding sequence ATGACCGCGAACGCATCCCCACAGCCGGCCGACGACGTGGAACTGCCCGCCGACGAGCAGACGGAGGACTGTCCGTACTGCGGACGACCGTTCGCATACGAGGAGTACCGCACGCTCCACGTCGGACTCGACCATCCCGAGGCGTGTACCGAGGCTGAGGTCGAGGCGTTTCAGGCCGCGTACCGCGAGGAGAGCGAGGACCTGCGGCTGTTCCGCCTGAAGGCGATCGGCGGGATCGTCCTGCTGTACTTCGGGTTCCTGTTCACGTACTCGCTGGTGACGTGA
- a CDS encoding cytochrome c oxidase subunit 3 translates to MTVADDSTEDHGHHLPAVEDWPRGFGEASWWPFITALGAGGFYVAASLYLLGGDGGLVGPDIGPYAFVASTFVFLLGLYGWVYHAFVKAFWDRGADHQSESKLRWGMIAFLGSEIATFGAGFVYYFFIRVGEWPPGEVPGLTGLVLANTIILVISSITLHYGHVALRKNNRGRFLGLLGVTLLLGVIFIGGQVYEYYEFIIVEGHTLTGGIYWNAFYGLTGLHGLHVSLGAVMLAVVFARGLTGQYSAERHTSVSTVSMYWHFVDAVWIFLVVVLYAGAAV, encoded by the coding sequence ATGACAGTAGCGGACGACTCGACGGAGGACCACGGGCACCACCTGCCCGCGGTGGAGGACTGGCCGCGGGGATTCGGCGAGGCCAGCTGGTGGCCATTCATCACCGCCCTCGGCGCAGGGGGGTTCTACGTGGCGGCGTCGCTGTACCTGCTGGGCGGCGACGGGGGGCTCGTGGGACCGGACATCGGCCCGTACGCGTTCGTCGCGAGCACGTTCGTGTTCCTGCTCGGCCTGTACGGCTGGGTGTACCACGCGTTCGTGAAGGCGTTCTGGGACCGCGGCGCGGACCACCAGAGCGAGAGCAAACTGCGGTGGGGGATGATCGCCTTCCTCGGCTCGGAGATAGCGACGTTCGGCGCGGGCTTCGTCTACTACTTCTTCATCCGGGTCGGCGAGTGGCCGCCGGGCGAGGTGCCCGGCCTGACCGGGCTCGTGCTCGCTAACACGATCATCCTGGTGATCAGCAGTATCACGCTCCACTACGGGCACGTCGCGCTCCGGAAGAACAACCGCGGTCGGTTCCTCGGGCTGCTCGGCGTGACGCTCCTGCTCGGCGTGATCTTCATCGGCGGACAGGTGTACGAGTACTACGAGTTCATCATCGTCGAGGGGCACACGCTTACCGGCGGCATCTACTGGAACGCGTTCTACGGCCTGACGGGCCTGCACGGGCTGCACGTCTCGCTGGGCGCGGTGATGCTCGCCGTCGTCTTCGCCCGCGGGCTGACGGGGCAGTACTCCGCGGAACGGCACACCTCCGTCAGCACCGTCTCGATGTACTGGCACTTCGTCGACGCCGTCTGGATCTTCCTCGTCGTCGTCCTGTACGCCGGCGCGGCGGTCTGA
- the coxB gene encoding cytochrome c oxidase subunit II, whose amino-acid sequence MKHKRIAAMTLFGVALLALAAQPAAAADSTTDDLISSLNQELLFVAVPITLLVEGILIYTVVRFKDNDEAKPTRENRRLEITWTIATAVILLFVGVGAYNVMGSGDVIATQDIQPDENDEVINVTAQRYAWTFEYERHNVTTGTLAGPGVSEGPLVIPANEKVYLNIGTRDWLHAFHVPELGLKQDAVPGQQNMIRTEALEPGNTYQGYCAEYCGQGHSQMMFEVEVVTQEEYEQRMDELSSGNETSGNATSGNASVAA is encoded by the coding sequence ATGAAGCACAAGCGGATTGCCGCCATGACGCTTTTCGGGGTGGCGTTGCTGGCGCTGGCCGCCCAGCCCGCAGCGGCCGCGGACTCGACGACGGACGACCTCATCAGCTCCCTGAACCAGGAGCTGCTGTTCGTCGCGGTCCCGATCACGCTGCTGGTGGAGGGCATCCTCATCTACACCGTCGTGCGGTTCAAGGACAACGACGAGGCGAAGCCGACCCGGGAGAACCGCCGACTCGAGATCACCTGGACGATCGCGACGGCGGTCATCCTCCTGTTCGTCGGCGTCGGCGCGTACAACGTGATGGGGTCGGGCGACGTGATCGCGACCCAGGACATCCAGCCCGACGAGAACGACGAAGTGATAAACGTCACCGCCCAGCGGTACGCCTGGACGTTCGAGTACGAACGACACAACGTGACGACCGGAACGCTCGCGGGGCCGGGCGTCTCCGAAGGGCCGTTGGTGATACCGGCAAACGAGAAGGTGTACCTGAACATCGGGACGCGTGACTGGCTCCACGCGTTCCACGTCCCCGAACTGGGACTGAAGCAGGACGCGGTGCCCGGCCAGCAGAACATGATCCGGACCGAGGCGCTCGAACCCGGGAACACCTATCAGGGGTACTGCGCGGAGTACTGCGGACAGGGTCACTCCCAGATGATGTTCGAGGTCGAGGTCGTCACCCAGGAGGAGTACGAGCAACGGATGGACGAACTCTCCTCGGGTAACGAGACCAGCGGCAACGCAACGAGCGGCAACGCATCCGTCGCGGCCTGA
- a CDS encoding heme o synthase, with protein MDGDSQGYPKPIHTGDRFTGLVAGTAMGVYLLIIVGATTAITDAATACSTWPACDGAWLVDFGNTDLAIAWGHRVAALLVGLLVLATGVAAWLGEPPRRVRAALTVATLTYPVQVGIGAVAAVAGTTALLSAVHLALGTLIFGSLVVGVAWLLEDQTATETDREPVDVPDPVDDEAAPEPERPSLPDAPLARAKVYGSAYVRLMKPRLMWLLCLVAAAGMALAAGPALTVRTVTLTLLGGVLAIGASGTFNHVLERDIDRKMNRTADRPIATDVVSVRNALAFGGLLTGLSLVAFLQVNLLAAGLGLTAILFYSVVYTLVLKPNTVQNTVIGGAAGALPAIIGWAAVTGSVGVPGLALAGVIFLWTPAHFYNLALAYKEDYARGGFPMMPVVRGEATTRKHIVFYLAATLVGAATLSAVSELGLLYALASVVFGAVFLWAVVRLHRERTEAAAMRSFHASNAYLGVLLLAVVVDSLAL; from the coding sequence ATGGACGGGGACTCGCAGGGGTATCCGAAGCCGATCCACACCGGCGACCGCTTCACCGGACTCGTCGCCGGGACGGCGATGGGGGTCTACCTGCTCATCATCGTCGGGGCGACGACAGCTATCACGGACGCGGCTACAGCGTGCTCGACGTGGCCGGCCTGCGACGGTGCGTGGCTCGTCGATTTCGGGAACACGGACCTCGCGATCGCGTGGGGTCACCGGGTCGCCGCGCTGCTCGTCGGCCTGCTCGTGCTCGCGACCGGCGTCGCCGCATGGCTCGGCGAGCCGCCGCGGCGCGTTCGGGCCGCGCTGACGGTCGCGACGCTCACCTACCCGGTGCAGGTCGGCATCGGCGCGGTCGCTGCCGTCGCCGGCACCACGGCCCTGCTGTCCGCCGTCCACCTCGCGCTCGGGACGCTGATCTTCGGGAGCCTCGTCGTCGGCGTCGCCTGGCTGCTGGAGGACCAGACGGCGACCGAGACGGACCGCGAGCCGGTCGACGTGCCGGACCCCGTCGACGACGAGGCCGCGCCCGAGCCGGAGCGCCCGTCGCTGCCTGACGCGCCGCTCGCCCGCGCGAAGGTGTACGGGAGCGCCTACGTCCGCCTGATGAAGCCCCGGCTGATGTGGCTGCTCTGTCTCGTCGCCGCCGCCGGAATGGCGCTCGCCGCCGGCCCCGCGCTGACGGTCCGAACGGTGACGCTCACCCTGCTCGGCGGCGTCCTCGCCATCGGCGCGAGCGGGACGTTCAACCACGTCCTCGAACGCGACATCGACCGGAAGATGAACCGCACCGCCGACCGCCCCATCGCCACCGACGTGGTGTCGGTCCGGAACGCGCTGGCGTTCGGCGGGCTCCTGACGGGCCTGTCGCTCGTCGCCTTCCTGCAGGTGAACCTGCTCGCCGCGGGGCTCGGGCTGACCGCCATCCTGTTTTACAGCGTCGTGTACACGCTCGTGCTGAAGCCAAACACCGTCCAGAACACCGTCATCGGCGGCGCGGCCGGCGCGCTCCCGGCGATCATCGGCTGGGCGGCCGTCACCGGCTCCGTCGGCGTCCCCGGGCTGGCGCTGGCCGGCGTCATCTTCCTGTGGACGCCGGCGCACTTCTACAACCTCGCGCTGGCGTACAAGGAGGACTACGCCCGCGGCGGCTTCCCGATGATGCCGGTCGTCCGCGGCGAGGCGACGACGCGGAAACACATCGTGTTCTACCTCGCCGCGACGCTGGTCGGCGCGGCGACCCTGTCGGCGGTGAGCGAGCTCGGCCTGCTGTACGCGCTGGCGAGCGTCGTCTTCGGCGCGGTGTTCCTCTGGGCGGTCGTCCGCCTGCACCGCGAGCGAACCGAGGCGGCGGCGATGCGCTCGTTCCACGCCTCGAACGCCTATCTCGGCGTCCTCCTGCTGGCCGTCGTCGTCGACTCGCTCGCGCTCTGA
- a CDS encoding DUF7546 family protein — protein MNVRQSLPSLPNGRTLLYGALVLNTELLLVLLHPGIAGLTAQGWLHVALALVWINVGAWAVLRTDPAPASPDQRRTAFVVAAGYFAVLLYVGGLVTLGTTFASADLPATGARIAWLIPGWGPAVQYGGELVTVSLQPYKLVGYFALAYLVYATVLDAAGAAVSGVLGLLSCVSCTWPVLTTVATSVLGGSSALAAAVQNWPQEISTVVFVVTVGLLYWRPFGR, from the coding sequence ATGAACGTCCGTCAGTCGCTCCCGTCGCTCCCGAACGGCCGAACCCTGCTGTACGGAGCGCTCGTTCTCAACACGGAACTCCTGCTCGTGCTGCTCCACCCGGGCATCGCCGGACTCACCGCCCAGGGGTGGCTGCACGTCGCGCTCGCGCTGGTGTGGATCAACGTCGGCGCGTGGGCGGTGCTGCGGACCGACCCCGCGCCCGCGTCGCCCGACCAGCGCCGGACCGCGTTCGTCGTCGCGGCCGGCTACTTCGCCGTCCTGCTGTACGTCGGCGGCCTCGTGACCCTCGGCACCACGTTCGCGTCGGCCGACCTGCCGGCGACCGGTGCCCGGATCGCCTGGCTGATCCCGGGCTGGGGACCGGCCGTCCAGTACGGCGGCGAACTGGTGACCGTCTCGCTCCAGCCGTACAAGCTGGTCGGCTACTTCGCGCTCGCCTATCTCGTGTACGCGACGGTGCTGGACGCCGCCGGCGCGGCCGTCTCGGGCGTGCTCGGCCTGCTCTCCTGTGTCAGCTGTACCTGGCCGGTCCTGACGACGGTGGCGACGAGCGTGCTCGGGGGGTCCTCCGCCCTCGCGGCCGCCGTCCAGAACTGGCCCCAGGAGATATCGACCGTGGTGTTCGTCGTCACCGTCGGGTTATTGTACTGGCGACCGTTCGGCCGGTAG
- a CDS encoding TrmB family transcriptional regulator, producing MDDSTLRTHLEEFGLSEKEVDTYFACLERGEAKTSTIAEDSGVSQRYVYNIVENLADRGLVRVHDHVVPTKIEARPPEDAIASLVDRLETIESGLAERYNAQETETATFELIKSRQTAIKRIRTTLAEAEEEAFIALPADVIPEVEPALADARDRGVMVLLLAGNVDGASTDGVQTRYAGMASVVREWERDIPFAVTVDAEAGIVGEAALITARHGDEQAVALTQQQIVGSVFGSFFANYWPRGTEVYTDERDALPRTYRLHRPAVLQTVLHDAAGDTVVATVEGTDLDTGDPVTTTGAVVDVRQGLVEPFSNSFIVENSFVIETDEGELSVGGHGAFVEDVQADEVTLELA from the coding sequence ATGGACGATTCGACGCTCCGGACCCACCTCGAGGAGTTCGGGCTCTCGGAGAAGGAGGTCGACACGTACTTCGCCTGCCTCGAACGGGGCGAGGCAAAGACGAGCACGATCGCGGAGGACTCGGGCGTCTCGCAGCGGTACGTGTACAACATCGTCGAGAATCTCGCGGACCGGGGCCTCGTCCGCGTCCACGACCACGTCGTCCCGACGAAGATAGAGGCCCGCCCCCCGGAGGATGCGATCGCGTCGCTGGTCGATCGGCTGGAGACGATCGAGTCCGGGCTGGCCGAGCGGTACAACGCCCAGGAGACGGAGACGGCGACGTTCGAACTCATCAAGTCGCGCCAGACCGCCATCAAGCGGATCCGGACGACCCTGGCGGAGGCCGAGGAGGAGGCGTTCATCGCGCTCCCCGCCGACGTGATCCCGGAGGTCGAGCCGGCGCTCGCCGACGCCCGCGACCGCGGGGTGATGGTCCTGCTGCTGGCGGGGAACGTCGACGGGGCGTCGACGGACGGCGTGCAGACGCGCTACGCCGGGATGGCGAGCGTGGTCCGCGAGTGGGAGCGGGACATCCCCTTCGCGGTGACGGTCGACGCGGAGGCGGGCATCGTCGGCGAGGCGGCGCTGATAACCGCCCGACACGGCGACGAGCAGGCCGTCGCGCTGACCCAGCAGCAGATCGTCGGCTCGGTGTTCGGCTCCTTCTTCGCCAACTACTGGCCCCGCGGCACCGAGGTGTACACCGACGAGCGCGACGCGCTGCCGCGGACGTACCGTCTGCACCGACCCGCGGTGTTGCAAACCGTGTTGCACGACGCCGCGGGCGATACGGTCGTCGCCACAGTCGAGGGGACCGACCTCGACACCGGCGACCCGGTGACCACCACCGGTGCGGTGGTCGACGTGCGGCAGGGGCTGGTCGAACCGTTCTCGAACTCCTTCATCGTCGAGAACAGCTTCGTGATCGAGACGGATGAAGGGGAACTGAGCGTCGGCGGCCACGGCGCGTTCGTCGAGGACGTACAGGCCGACGAGGTCACGCTCGAACTCGCATGA
- a CDS encoding ABC transporter ATP-binding protein — MSRANDVVTLDDVAVHFEKEQGLIESFRSDPDRVRAVDGVSLSIPENDVVALVGESGCGKTTLGKAAIGAERPTDGSVQYRGQDIWEARDGEGDVPFEEIRRSLQIIHQDPGSSLNPNRTVMNSLAAPLKRWEEDMETEDRRARILRMLERVGMEPPGDYAQRYPHQLSGGEQQRVALVRALLMNPDLILADEAVSALDVSLRVEIMDLMLELQAQFDTSFLFISHNLSNARYLAENAGGRVGIMYLGELVEIGPADDVLQDPKHPYTKVLRWATADLDTGGEVDEPPIRNIDIPDPVNPPSGCRFHTRCPEAREVCKERTPSVDDDTDRGHSAACFRTDPDHDYWDSPPVEGTEPTSIEGNVQG; from the coding sequence ATGAGCCGCGCGAACGACGTCGTCACGCTCGACGACGTGGCGGTCCACTTCGAGAAGGAACAGGGGCTGATCGAGTCGTTCCGGTCCGACCCGGACCGCGTCAGGGCGGTCGACGGCGTCTCGCTGTCGATCCCCGAGAACGACGTGGTCGCGCTGGTCGGCGAGAGCGGCTGCGGTAAGACGACGCTCGGGAAGGCCGCCATCGGGGCCGAGCGCCCGACCGACGGCAGCGTGCAGTACCGCGGGCAGGACATCTGGGAGGCCCGGGACGGCGAGGGCGACGTGCCGTTCGAGGAGATCCGCCGCTCGCTCCAGATCATCCACCAGGACCCCGGCTCGTCGCTCAACCCCAACCGCACCGTGATGAACAGCCTCGCAGCGCCGCTGAAGCGCTGGGAGGAGGACATGGAGACCGAGGACCGCCGCGCCCGGATCCTCCGGATGCTCGAACGGGTCGGCATGGAACCGCCGGGCGACTACGCCCAGCGGTACCCACACCAGCTCTCGGGCGGCGAGCAACAGCGCGTCGCGCTCGTCCGGGCGCTGCTGATGAACCCGGACCTCATCCTCGCCGACGAGGCCGTCAGCGCGCTGGACGTGTCGCTCCGCGTCGAGATCATGGACCTGATGCTCGAACTGCAGGCGCAGTTCGACACCTCCTTCCTCTTCATCTCGCACAACCTCTCGAACGCCCGCTACCTCGCGGAGAACGCGGGCGGCCGGGTCGGCATCATGTACCTCGGCGAACTCGTCGAGATCGGGCCGGCCGACGACGTGCTACAGGACCCCAAACACCCATACACGAAGGTGCTCCGGTGGGCGACCGCGGACCTGGACACCGGCGGGGAGGTCGACGAACCGCCGATCCGGAACATCGACATTCCGGACCCGGTGAACCCGCCGAGCGGCTGCCGGTTCCACACCCGGTGTCCGGAGGCCCGCGAGGTGTGCAAGGAACGGACCCCGAGCGTTGACGACGACACGGACCGTGGCCACAGTGCGGCCTGCTTCCGCACCGATCCGGACCACGACTACTGGGACAGCCCGCCGGTCGAAGGGACCGAACCGACATCTATAGAAGGCAACGTGCAGGGGTAA
- a CDS encoding ABC transporter ATP-binding protein — translation MALTHDTRSDEDVILELRDARVTFDMDRGESRVLNDVSLDVRREEILGVVGESGSGKSMLASAMLDAVEEPGELSGEIIYHPEDGDPVDVLNLSKSELKRLRWEEISMVFQGALSSFNPTMTIRGHFEETLDAHDADREAGMDRARELLSDLYLDPERVLDSYPHELSGGMSQRALIALSLILEPNVLVMDEPTAALDLLMQRSILSLLSELQEKYDLTVVFITHDLPLVAGLADRLAVLYAFEIAERGPADEVIDNAAHPYTRALLRAVPNLDAPLSTMQPIEGSAPDPVNIPAGCSYASRCPLADEQCRRDDPALAGEVQPFQEVSEDHAVACFHWEESAEAIPFESERTEEQIQ, via the coding sequence ATGGCACTCACACACGACACGCGAAGCGACGAGGACGTCATCCTCGAACTGCGGGACGCACGGGTCACGTTCGACATGGACCGGGGCGAGTCCCGCGTCCTGAACGACGTGAGCCTGGACGTCCGCCGCGAGGAGATCCTCGGCGTCGTCGGGGAGAGCGGGAGCGGCAAGTCGATGCTCGCCTCCGCGATGTTGGACGCCGTCGAGGAGCCCGGCGAACTGAGCGGCGAGATCATCTACCACCCGGAGGACGGCGACCCGGTCGACGTACTGAACCTCTCGAAGTCGGAGCTAAAGCGGCTCCGCTGGGAGGAGATATCGATGGTGTTCCAGGGGGCGCTCTCCTCGTTCAACCCGACGATGACGATCCGAGGGCACTTCGAGGAGACCCTGGACGCCCACGACGCCGACCGCGAGGCCGGGATGGATCGGGCACGCGAACTGCTCTCGGACCTGTATCTCGACCCCGAGCGCGTCCTCGACTCCTACCCGCACGAACTCTCGGGCGGCATGAGCCAGCGCGCGCTCATCGCGCTGTCGCTGATCCTCGAACCGAACGTCCTCGTGATGGACGAGCCGACGGCGGCGCTCGACCTGCTGATGCAGCGGTCGATCCTGAGCCTGCTGTCGGAACTGCAGGAGAAGTACGACCTGACGGTCGTGTTCATCACCCACGACCTGCCGCTCGTCGCGGGGCTCGCCGACCGGCTGGCGGTGCTGTACGCCTTCGAGATCGCCGAGCGCGGCCCGGCAGACGAGGTGATCGACAACGCGGCCCATCCGTACACCCGGGCGCTGCTGCGCGCGGTGCCGAACCTCGACGCGCCGCTGTCGACGATGCAGCCGATCGAGGGCTCCGCGCCCGACCCGGTGAACATCCCCGCGGGCTGTTCGTACGCCTCGCGGTGCCCGCTGGCCGACGAGCAGTGTCGCCGGGACGACCCCGCGCTGGCGGGCGAGGTGCAGCCGTTCCAGGAGGTGTCCGAGGACCACGCCGTGGCCTGCTTCCATTGGGAGGAGTCGGCCGAGGCGATCCCGTTCGAGAGCGAACGCACGGAGGAGCAGATACAATGA
- a CDS encoding ABC transporter permease, giving the protein MSPTDEPRTDGGVSDFETVAESELTSRERYREALDAMVLAPARIVWSDWRARISVVILAGYVLMGTVGVMVVTEPSTNQGPRLTGAFRTMEHPLGTTSLGQDIMSQIVHATPFMLKMITAGAVFTVGVATVVGTLAGYKGGRTDSLLMTFTDIMLTIPGLPLVIVLAGVLDLQGDPYIIGVLLSVNAWAGLARSLRSQVLTLRDLEYVEASRLMGISTPRIVSQDIVPNLMPYITMNFVQNARRVIFGSVALYFLGILPYNSVNWGVMMNKAHYNAGAAASPAAFHWLLMPMLAVIILGLALTLFAQAADRLFNPRVRARHTKTVSDADGDEGDGDETQPTGVIN; this is encoded by the coding sequence GTGAGTCCTACTGACGAGCCGCGGACCGACGGCGGCGTCTCCGACTTCGAGACCGTCGCCGAGTCGGAACTCACCAGTCGCGAGCGCTACCGGGAGGCGCTCGATGCGATGGTGCTCGCTCCGGCGCGTATCGTCTGGAGCGACTGGCGGGCGCGTATCTCCGTCGTCATCCTGGCCGGCTACGTGCTGATGGGCACGGTCGGCGTCATGGTCGTGACCGAACCCTCGACGAACCAGGGTCCCAGGCTGACCGGCGCGTTCCGGACGATGGAACATCCGCTCGGCACCACGTCGCTCGGGCAGGACATCATGTCGCAGATCGTCCACGCGACGCCGTTCATGCTGAAGATGATCACCGCCGGCGCGGTGTTCACTGTCGGCGTGGCCACGGTCGTCGGTACCCTCGCGGGCTACAAGGGTGGTCGGACGGACAGCCTGCTGATGACGTTTACCGACATCATGCTCACGATCCCGGGGCTCCCGCTGGTTATCGTGCTGGCGGGGGTGCTGGACCTGCAGGGTGACCCGTACATCATCGGGGTTCTGCTGTCGGTCAACGCCTGGGCCGGCCTCGCGCGGTCGCTCCGGTCGCAGGTACTGACCCTGCGCGACCTGGAGTACGTCGAAGCCTCCCGGCTCATGGGCATCTCGACGCCCAGGATCGTGAGCCAGGACATCGTCCCGAACCTGATGCCGTACATCACGATGAACTTCGTGCAGAACGCCCGGCGGGTCATCTTCGGCTCCGTCGCGCTGTACTTCCTCGGTATCCTGCCGTACAACAGCGTCAACTGGGGCGTGATGATGAACAAGGCCCACTACAACGCCGGGGCGGCGGCCTCGCCAGCGGCCTTCCACTGGCTGCTGATGCCGATGCTCGCGGTGATCATCCTCGGGCTGGCGCTGACGCTGTTCGCGCAGGCGGCCGACCGGCTGTTCAATCCACGCGTTCGCGCACGACACACGAAGACCGTCAGCGACGCTGACGGCGACGAGGGCGACGGCGACGAGACGCAACCCACTGGGGTGATCAACTGA
- a CDS encoding ABC transporter permease, giving the protein MNYVFKRLAQAVFTLYAVVTLSFGLIQMLPGGPADYLRAQMRQQGGTRMSAEELNRRIEAQYDVNEPIHQQYIDYMASVLQGDLGESVRHGDVADVLAQAIPWTVFLLATSLFLMFTIGVVLGAFMAYREGSRFDLGSTGLSLVLNSTPYYVVALLLLTFLAYRTGLFPTGGHHASKLEPGLYPGFVLSVLHHAALPIASLVVTGFGGWALNMRGNSIRVLGEDYLRVARLRGLSESRIAIRYVGRNAILPMYTNLMIAIGGVFGGAIILEQIFRYPGVGWYLINAIGQRDYPMMMGTFIIITVAVLLGVVIADLTYGWIDPRAKGGASRESY; this is encoded by the coding sequence ATGAACTACGTTTTCAAACGACTCGCACAGGCGGTGTTTACCCTGTACGCGGTCGTCACGCTGTCGTTCGGCCTGATCCAGATGCTTCCGGGTGGGCCGGCCGACTACCTGCGGGCACAGATGCGCCAGCAGGGCGGCACCCGGATGTCCGCCGAGGAGCTGAACCGCCGCATCGAAGCACAGTACGACGTGAACGAGCCGATCCACCAGCAGTACATCGATTACATGGCCTCGGTACTGCAGGGGGACCTCGGCGAGTCCGTCCGTCACGGCGACGTGGCGGACGTGCTCGCGCAGGCGATCCCGTGGACGGTGTTCCTGCTCGCCACCTCCCTGTTCCTGATGTTCACGATCGGCGTCGTGCTCGGCGCGTTCATGGCCTACCGCGAGGGGAGCCGGTTCGACCTCGGGTCGACCGGCCTCTCGCTGGTGCTGAACTCGACGCCGTACTACGTGGTGGCGCTACTGTTGCTCACCTTCCTGGCCTACCGGACGGGCCTGTTCCCGACCGGCGGCCACCACGCGTCGAAACTGGAACCCGGGCTGTATCCGGGGTTCGTGCTCAGCGTCCTGCACCACGCCGCGCTCCCGATCGCGTCGCTCGTCGTCACCGGATTCGGCGGCTGGGCGCTCAACATGCGGGGCAACAGCATCCGGGTACTCGGCGAGGACTACCTCCGGGTCGCCCGGCTTCGCGGCCTCTCGGAGTCCCGGATCGCCATTCGGTACGTCGGCCGGAACGCGATCTTACCGATGTACACCAACCTGATGATCGCGATCGGCGGCGTGTTCGGCGGCGCGATCATCCTGGAACAGATATTCAGATACCCCGGCGTCGGCTGGTATCTGATCAACGCGATCGGCCAGCGCGACTACCCGATGATGATGGGGACGTTCATCATCATCACGGTCGCCGTGCTTCTCGGGGTCGTTATCGCGGACCTGACCTACGGCTGGATCGACCCGCGCGCCAAAGGAGGTGCCTCGCGTGAGTCCTACTGA